The Methanoregula sp. UBA64 genome contains the following window.
GTTCATATGGGCCGTGGTATCCGTGTACCGCGAACTGATGTGCGTCAGGGCAAGGGTCCTGGCATTTGCAGCTGCCGCCGCCTCCCCGGCCTGCCGGGCAGTGGCGTGGTAGAACTCGGCGGCACGCTTGATCTCGCTCTCATCGTACGTTGCATCGTGGATCAGAAGATCGGCCTCCTTTGCATGCACCGCAAGGGTCTGGGAGACCGGCCGGGTATCCCCGGTATACACGATCTTCCGGCCCGGGCGGGGAGTACCCAGGACATCGGACGGGAGTATCTCCCGCTCGGTGCCGTCCTTTGTGATCCTGATGGTCTCGCCCCGCTGGAGCTTCCCGAAGAGCGGCCCGGGCGGGACGCCGAGTTCGATGGCGTGCTCGCGGTCGAACCGGCCCGGGCGGGGGTCTTCTTCGAGCACATAGCCAAGCGCCGGCATACCGTGGCTGACCCCGAACACCGTGACCGTGTAACCGTCGAAGCGCACCCACGAGCCGTCAGCAACCTCCACAGAGTCGAGCGTGAACTTCAGGTTGAATCGTGCAACCTTTTTTACTGTCTCCACGAACTCGTGCACCCAGGTCGGCCCGTAGATGGTCAGAGGCTCGGTCCGGCCATTGAAGGACATGGTCTGGACAAGCCCGAAGATCCCGAGGAAATGGTCGGCGTGCCAGTGCGAGACGAAGATCGCATTGATGGTAAACCCGCACCGGGCCCGCATCATCTGCTGCTGGGCGCCTTCCCCGCAGTCGAAGAGGAGGGTATCGGTACCGCGCCGGACCATGATACAGGACGGGTTCCTTGCCGGGGTCGGGAGGGCTCCTGCCGTCCCGAGGAAATAGACCTGGAGGGTCTCGCCGCTCATACGAAGCACTCCGTAAAGACCGCGAGACTCTTTTTTGCCTCTTCGACCGAGCGGCCCTCGACCACGACAACGCCGCTGTACTGTGCGGCAATCGCCTTTCCGGCCCTGTGCCAGTCAATCGTGCCGTCCCCGAGCGCAAGATGCTCGTCCGATTCCCCGTGGTTGTCGTGGATATGGATATGGTTTGCAGATCCTACGTGCGCGAGGAAATCGGGGACCTTCCCGACCGTATTCGCATGCCCGAAATCGAACGTCAGGCCGATCCCCTCGATTCCTTCCGCCATTCCCATCAGCTCCCCGCAGTCCCGGCAGAGGAACTCCTTATGGAGGATCATGTTTTCAAGGCAGGCAAGCACCCCGTATTCAGCCGCACACTTCCCGATCCGGCGCAGGGCCTCCTTCTGGAGCTCCCAGACCTTCTGGGGTACGAGTTTTCCCGCCGGCGAGAGGTAGCCCGGGTGTATGGTCACCCGGTCGGTCAGGTCTGCCGCGTGTTCAATGCAGACCTCGATCTGCCGGATGGATTCCCGCCAGATCGGGTCGTTTAAGGTGGCAAGGTTGAGGTCGCCATACGGCGCGTGCACGGTCACACCGAGCCCGGTCGATGCGATTGCCTCTTTAATTTTTTTTATGTTCTCCGGCTTCTCCAGCCGGTAATTGCCGTCGGCCACGATCTCCCAGCCCGCGTATCCCGCGTCCTTTATCCCATAGACCCAGGATATGTCGTCCCAGACCTTCGAGGACGAGGAGAAGTAGGCCTTCAGCGTCATGGCTCCTGCTCCAGCGCCCGGATAAACCCGGTCACCTTTGTCGTGAACTCTTCGAGCGTACCGTCGTTGTTGATCCGCACGTCGGCCAGTGCAAGGGCACGCGCGAGTCCCCAGCCCTTCTCGCGCTCGTCGCGGGTCTTGAGCCCCTCGGCAGAACCCACATCGTCGCTCCGCTTGCGCTCGCGGAGCCGTTCGAGGCGTATCTCAAACGAGGTCTCGATTGCAACGAGCCTAAAACCCGGGAAGTGCTCCTTAAAGACCCTGACCTCTGCATCCCCCCGGATCCCGTCTACAAGGACGAGCGGGGCATCCTGCTTTTTTAGTAAGTCCACGCA
Protein-coding sequences here:
- the rnz gene encoding ribonuclease Z, whose protein sequence is MSGETLQVYFLGTAGALPTPARNPSCIMVRRGTDTLLFDCGEGAQQQMMRARCGFTINAIFVSHWHADHFLGIFGLVQTMSFNGRTEPLTIYGPTWVHEFVETVKKVARFNLKFTLDSVEVADGSWVRFDGYTVTVFGVSHGMPALGYVLEEDPRPGRFDREHAIELGVPPGPLFGKLQRGETIRITKDGTEREILPSDVLGTPRPGRKIVYTGDTRPVSQTLAVHAKEADLLIHDATYDESEIKRAAEFYHATARQAGEAAAAANARTLALTHISSRYTDTTAHMNEAKSAFSGDVIVPEDRFMLEIGYRD
- a CDS encoding sugar phosphate isomerase/epimerase family protein; amino-acid sequence: MTLKAYFSSSSKVWDDISWVYGIKDAGYAGWEIVADGNYRLEKPENIKKIKEAIASTGLGVTVHAPYGDLNLATLNDPIWRESIRQIEVCIEHAADLTDRVTIHPGYLSPAGKLVPQKVWELQKEALRRIGKCAAEYGVLACLENMILHKEFLCRDCGELMGMAEGIEGIGLTFDFGHANTVGKVPDFLAHVGSANHIHIHDNHGESDEHLALGDGTIDWHRAGKAIAAQYSGVVVVEGRSVEEAKKSLAVFTECFV
- a CDS encoding AAA family ATPase, with protein sequence MKVFGVVGLPASGKGEFSRIAASLGIPVVVMGDVIRNAVKEAGLPPTDANLGATANRLRAEHGMDAIAILCVDLLKKQDAPLVLVDGIRGDAEVRVFKEHFPGFRLVAIETSFEIRLERLRERKRSDDVGSAEGLKTRDEREKGWGLARALALADVRINNDGTLEEFTTKVTGFIRALEQEP